The following proteins are co-located in the Meriones unguiculatus strain TT.TT164.6M chromosome 4, Bangor_MerUng_6.1, whole genome shotgun sequence genome:
- the Rem1 gene encoding GTP-binding protein REM 1 encodes MTLNTQQEAKTTLRRRASTPLPLSARGHQPGRLCTAPPPQSQHPRLGQSASLNPPVRKPSAIQDGWSSESSDSEGSWEALYRVVLLGDSGVGKTSLASLFAGKQDRELHEQLGDVYERTLSVDGEDATVVVMDTREAEKLGESRSQECLRAGSAYVIVYSIADRSSFESASELRIQLRRAHQADHVPIILVGNKADLARCREVSVEEGRACAVVFDCKFIETSAALQHNVTELFEGVVRQLRLRRHDSVAPEPPSPRRRASLGQRARRFLSRLTARSAGRRALKARSKSCHNLAVL; translated from the exons ATGACTCTTAACACCCAGCAAGAAGCAAAGACCACCCTGCGCCGTAGAGCCAGCACTCCACTGCCCCTGTCGGCCAGGGGCCACCAGCCTGGCCGCCTGTGCACAGCGCCCCCTCCTCAATCCCAGCATCCCCGACTGGGCCAGTCAGCCTCCCTCAACCCACCCGTTCGGAAACCCTCCGCTATCCAGGATGGGTGGTCCTCTGAATCCAGTGACTCTGAAGGCTCTTGGGAGGCCCTCTACAGGGTGGTGCTGCTTGGAGACTCTGGTGTTGGGAAGACCAGCCTGGCCAGCCTCTTTGCAGGGAAACAAGATCGGGAGCTTCATGAACAGCTGGGAG ATGTGTACGAGAGAACCCTCTCAGTGGACGGAGAGGACGCCACAGTGGTGGTCATGGACACCCGGGAGGCCGAGAAACTG GGTGAAAGCCGGAGCCAGGAGTGCCTGCGGGCGGGCAGCGCCTACGTCATCGTGTACTCCATCGCCGATCGCAGCAGCTTCGAGAGCGCCTCCGAGCTCCGCATCCAGCTGAGGCGTGCGCACCAGGCCGACCATGTGCCCATCATTCTGGTGGGCAACAAGGCAGACCTGGCCCGCTGCCGGGAAGTCTCGGTGGAAG aggGCCGTGCCTGCGCAGTGGTGTTCGACTGCAAGTTCATCGAGACCTCAGCCGCTCTGCAGCACAACGTGACAGAGCTCTTCGAGGGCGTGGTGCGCCAACTGCGCCTGCGCCGCCACGACAGCGTGGCCCCGGAGCCACCTTCCCCGCGACGACGGGCCAGCTTGGGCCAGCGTGCCCGCCGCTTCCTGTCACGCCTGACGGCACGCAGTGCAGGACGCCGGGCACTCAAGGCTCGCTCCAAGTCCTGCCACAACCTGGCTGTGCTCTAA